Proteins from a genomic interval of Oncorhynchus kisutch isolate 150728-3 linkage group LG28, Okis_V2, whole genome shotgun sequence:
- the senp3a gene encoding sentrin-specific protease 3a isoform X1 yields the protein MRDSGDSLAQNHWTNELTLAGEPETVRQEATGPGYLVDSRTPHYVHRSSMHFKLGWPEEEASMLGMEERMDMDPEEDKEEDFSWEEPGEDDWTAPLLSPSHHQSRSTASDSGSPSQIKTQPNGFRMRRLLRWYRLSRTVNCHTRLALHWRTWCQLAKWAGSLGLGYRRARPRRWHLGSRNKHLHNRRKPGRSYLHGGTQGCFKGREDIEAGDDPWVCGTNGHIGNEVASNAAKVGDRDGLGFRESPGSLPTIHRDKPPPQQQLSSEHISCVQAIRDLLGGEETRPGTRHHDSRMLNEFLHQYGSMIPIHVDEVVDKLQEIFPSKSFSEPHRKVVVQHLIQSYQRLSGTAMVRGFRVNYKRHTLTMDDLSTLYGQNWLNDQIMNMYGDMVMDTVPEEVHFFNSFFYDKLRTKGYDGVKRWTKNVNIFQKRLLLIPIHLEVHWSLVCVDVPQRAITYFDSQRTLNRRCPKHIAKYLQAEAIKKEQKDFITGWKGFFKMNVGRQNNDSDCGAFVLQYCKCLALEQPFRFGQLDMPKLRRLMYKELCHCKLSL from the exons ATGCGAGACAGTGGAGACAGCTTGGCACAGAACCACTGGACCAATGAGCTGACACTGGCAGGGGAACctgagacagtcagacaggaggCCACTGGACCAGGATATCTGGTGGACTCCAGAACGCCTCACTATGTCCATAGAAGTTCCATGCATTTCAAGCTAGGGTGGCCTGAGGAGGAAGCTAGCATGTTGGGCATGGAAGAACGTATGGATATGGACCCCGAAGAGGATAAGGAGGAGGATTTCAGTTGGGAAGAACCAGGAGAGGATGATTGGACTGCACCACTTCTATCGCCATCACATCATCAGAGTAGATCCACAGCCAGTGACTCTGGTAGCCCCTCACAAATAAAAACACAGCCCAATGGGTTCAGGATGCGGAGGCTGCTGCGCTGGTATAGACTCAGTAGGACTGTGAACTGCCACACTCGCTTGGCCCTGCATTGGAGGACATGGTGCCAGCTGGCTAAATGGGCTGGGTCTTTGGGCCTGGGGTACAGGCGAGCTAGGCCTAGGAGGTGGCACCTCGGGAGCAGGAACAAACATCTCCACAACAGACGGAAGCCAGGAAGATCCTATCTGCATGGGGGAACTCAGGGCTGCTTTAAGGGAAGGGAAGATATAGAGGCTGGAGATG ACCCTTGGGTGTGTGGGACAAATGGACACATAGGGAATGAGGTGGCGAGTAATGCAGCCAAGGTTGGGGACAGGGACGGGCTGGGCTTCCGGGAATCTCCTGGAAGCCTGCCAACCATCCACAGGGATAAACCACCACCTCAGCAGCAACTCAGCAGTGAACACATCTCCTGTGTACAAG ccatcagggatcttctgggaggagaagagacgcGGCCTGGTACCAGGCACCATGACAgcc GTATGTTGAATGAATTCCTGCACCAGTACGGGAGCATGATCCCTATCCATGTGGATGAGGTGGTGGACAAGCTACAGGAAATCTTCCCCAGCAAGAGCTTCTCCGAGCCCCACAG GAAAGTTGTTGTGCAGCACCTCATCCAGTCTTACCAGCGTCTGTCTGGGACTGCCATGGTGAGGGGGTTCCGTGTCAACTACAAGCGCCACACCCTCACAATGGATGACCTCAGCACATTGTATGGACAGAACTGGCTCAACGACCAG ATCATGAACATGTATGGGGATATGGTTATGGACACAGTCCCAGAAGAG GTTCATTTTTTCAACAGCTTTTTTTACGACAAGTTGAGGACAAAGGGCTATGACGGGGTCAAACGGTGGACGAAGAAT GTGAACATTTTCCAGAAGAGGCTACTGTTGATCCCTATCCATCTGGAGGTGCACTGgtctctggtgtgtgtggacGTCCCACAGCGCGCCATCACATACTTTGACTCCCAGCGCACCCTCAACCGCCGCTGCCCAAAG CACATTGCAAAATACTTACAAGCTGAGGCAATCAAGAAAGAGCAGAAGGATTTTATCACAGGGTGGAAGGGTTTCTTCAAAATG AACGTGGGCAGGCAGAACAATGACAGCGACTGCGGAGCATTTGTCCTCCAG TACTGTAAGTGCCTAGCCTTAGAGCAACCTTTCCGTTTTGGCCAGCTGGATATGCCAAAGCTAAGGAGACTCATGTACAAAGAGTTGTGTCATTGCAAGCTCTCACTGTGA
- the senp3a gene encoding sentrin-specific protease 3a isoform X2, whose translation MRDSGDSLAQNHWTNELTLAGEPETVRQEATGPGYLVDSRTPHYVHRSSMHFKLGWPEEEASMLGMEERMDMDPEEDKEEDFSWEEPGEDDWTAPLLSPSHHQSRSTASDSGSPSQIKTQPNGFRMRRLLRWYRLSRTVNCHTRLALHWRTWCQLAKWAGSLGLGYRRARPRRWHLGSRNKHLHNRRKPGRSYLHGGTQGCFKGREDIEAGDDPWVCGTNGHIGNEVASNAAKVGDRDGLGFRESPGSLPTIHRDKPPPQQQLSSEHISCVQGMLNEFLHQYGSMIPIHVDEVVDKLQEIFPSKSFSEPHRKVVVQHLIQSYQRLSGTAMVRGFRVNYKRHTLTMDDLSTLYGQNWLNDQIMNMYGDMVMDTVPEEVHFFNSFFYDKLRTKGYDGVKRWTKNVNIFQKRLLLIPIHLEVHWSLVCVDVPQRAITYFDSQRTLNRRCPKHIAKYLQAEAIKKEQKDFITGWKGFFKMNVGRQNNDSDCGAFVLQYCKCLALEQPFRFGQLDMPKLRRLMYKELCHCKLSL comes from the exons ATGCGAGACAGTGGAGACAGCTTGGCACAGAACCACTGGACCAATGAGCTGACACTGGCAGGGGAACctgagacagtcagacaggaggCCACTGGACCAGGATATCTGGTGGACTCCAGAACGCCTCACTATGTCCATAGAAGTTCCATGCATTTCAAGCTAGGGTGGCCTGAGGAGGAAGCTAGCATGTTGGGCATGGAAGAACGTATGGATATGGACCCCGAAGAGGATAAGGAGGAGGATTTCAGTTGGGAAGAACCAGGAGAGGATGATTGGACTGCACCACTTCTATCGCCATCACATCATCAGAGTAGATCCACAGCCAGTGACTCTGGTAGCCCCTCACAAATAAAAACACAGCCCAATGGGTTCAGGATGCGGAGGCTGCTGCGCTGGTATAGACTCAGTAGGACTGTGAACTGCCACACTCGCTTGGCCCTGCATTGGAGGACATGGTGCCAGCTGGCTAAATGGGCTGGGTCTTTGGGCCTGGGGTACAGGCGAGCTAGGCCTAGGAGGTGGCACCTCGGGAGCAGGAACAAACATCTCCACAACAGACGGAAGCCAGGAAGATCCTATCTGCATGGGGGAACTCAGGGCTGCTTTAAGGGAAGGGAAGATATAGAGGCTGGAGATG ACCCTTGGGTGTGTGGGACAAATGGACACATAGGGAATGAGGTGGCGAGTAATGCAGCCAAGGTTGGGGACAGGGACGGGCTGGGCTTCCGGGAATCTCCTGGAAGCCTGCCAACCATCCACAGGGATAAACCACCACCTCAGCAGCAACTCAGCAGTGAACACATCTCCTGTGTACAAG GTATGTTGAATGAATTCCTGCACCAGTACGGGAGCATGATCCCTATCCATGTGGATGAGGTGGTGGACAAGCTACAGGAAATCTTCCCCAGCAAGAGCTTCTCCGAGCCCCACAG GAAAGTTGTTGTGCAGCACCTCATCCAGTCTTACCAGCGTCTGTCTGGGACTGCCATGGTGAGGGGGTTCCGTGTCAACTACAAGCGCCACACCCTCACAATGGATGACCTCAGCACATTGTATGGACAGAACTGGCTCAACGACCAG ATCATGAACATGTATGGGGATATGGTTATGGACACAGTCCCAGAAGAG GTTCATTTTTTCAACAGCTTTTTTTACGACAAGTTGAGGACAAAGGGCTATGACGGGGTCAAACGGTGGACGAAGAAT GTGAACATTTTCCAGAAGAGGCTACTGTTGATCCCTATCCATCTGGAGGTGCACTGgtctctggtgtgtgtggacGTCCCACAGCGCGCCATCACATACTTTGACTCCCAGCGCACCCTCAACCGCCGCTGCCCAAAG CACATTGCAAAATACTTACAAGCTGAGGCAATCAAGAAAGAGCAGAAGGATTTTATCACAGGGTGGAAGGGTTTCTTCAAAATG AACGTGGGCAGGCAGAACAATGACAGCGACTGCGGAGCATTTGTCCTCCAG TACTGTAAGTGCCTAGCCTTAGAGCAACCTTTCCGTTTTGGCCAGCTGGATATGCCAAAGCTAAGGAGACTCATGTACAAAGAGTTGTGTCATTGCAAGCTCTCACTGTGA